Proteins encoded in a region of the Tautonia rosea genome:
- a CDS encoding ArsR/SmtB family transcription factor: MAATKTATRSASRSATASKKSQKEADLRAQQARRASVLLKHVSDPTRLQVILILSEGERHVGALCEQLSQSQPAVSHHLALLRHGGIIAPRRQGKNNFYSLTETGESLAAVVKGLI; this comes from the coding sequence ATGGCCGCGACAAAGACGGCGACCCGGTCCGCATCCCGGTCCGCAACGGCTTCGAAGAAGAGCCAGAAGGAAGCCGATCTGCGGGCGCAGCAGGCCCGCCGCGCATCGGTGCTGCTCAAGCACGTTAGCGATCCGACCCGACTTCAGGTCATTCTGATCCTTTCCGAAGGTGAGCGCCACGTCGGTGCACTCTGCGAGCAGCTCAGCCAGAGTCAGCCCGCCGTCAGCCACCACCTCGCCCTGCTTCGCCACGGCGGCATCATTGCTCCGCGTCGCCAGGGAAAGAACAACTTCTATAGCCTCACCGAGACCGGCGAATCCCTCGCCGCTGTCGTCAAAGGGCTGATCTGA